The proteins below come from a single Oncorhynchus gorbuscha isolate QuinsamMale2020 ecotype Even-year linkage group LG12, OgorEven_v1.0, whole genome shotgun sequence genomic window:
- the LOC123990629 gene encoding insulinoma-associated protein 1a-like, which produces MPRGFLVKRNKKPNPMSYRVRSDEVEQGQQIQAFASSPERADAASLFCEASATAAAPGQDAKPVQFGNPEALYQVLYSPTRPVSKDHEQGYLERHFNLGSPVSAESFPTPASHTTLDPLFAPVDLKIGTSNCNRTGTTTNTNLPAVTGNGTKRPSSDTERKNKPPSKKNKAIKKLHFEDEMTTSPVLGLKIKEAPVDQKPRPQPAAGDKPLGEFVCQLCREAYGDPFALAQHKCSRIVRIEYRCPECDKVFSCPANLASHRRWHKPKPQNNASMSGAQHIKSESDKMCALDKAVSDEIKGRSDRDTPSPGLSESGSIGSEEGLYDCHHCGKKFKRQAYLKKHIISQHATASHNTSSEVHDAYPLSQNEGKPSDKTPSHAPLNLSSSGCHLCPVCGEDFPNRVNQERHIRLLHSSQVYPCKYCPAMFYSSPGLTRHINKCHPSENRQVILLQMPVRPAC; this is translated from the coding sequence ATGCCAAGAGGATTTTTAGTGAAAAGGAACAAGAAACCAAACCCTATGTCTTACAGGGTCCGCTCTGATGAGGTGGAGCAGGGACAACAAATACAAGCTTTCGCATCCTCCCCTGAGCGCGCAGATGCAGCATCCCTGTTCTGCGAGGCatcagcaacagcagcagcccCCGGACAAGATGCTAAACCTGTTCAGTTTGGGAACCCGGAGGCATTGTACCAGGTTCTCTACAGCCCCACCCGGCCCGTCAGTAAAGACCATGAACAAGGATATTTAGAGAGACATTTCAATCTCGGCTCACCGGTGTCTGCTGAATCCTTTCCCACACCTGCATCGCATACCACTTTAGATCCCCTCTTTGCCCCTGTGGACCTAAAAATCGGTACTAGCAACTGCAATCGGACCGGGACAACCACGAACACAAATCTACCCGCTGTCACCGGGAATGGCACCAAAAGGCCTTCAAGCGACACCGAGCGTAAAAACAAGCCTCCATCAAAAAAAAACAAAGCTATCAAGAAACTACATTTCGAAGACGAGATGACCACATCACCCGTGCTTGGGCTCAAAATTAAAGAGGCTCCCGTCGACCAAAAACCCAGACCACAGCCGGCAGCAGGTGACAAGCCTCTCGGTGAGTTCGTCTGTCAACTGTGCAGAGAAGCATATGGCGACCCTTTCGCGTTGGCCCAGCATAAGTGTTCCAGGATAGTGAGGATTGAGTACAGATGCCCTGAATGTGATAAGGTTTTCAGCTGCCCGGCAAACCTAGCCTCCCACAGGCGCTGGCACAAACCAAAACCTCAAAATAACGCGTCAATGTCTGGTGCACAACATATTAAATCAGAGAGTGATAAGATGTGCGCGCTCGACAAGGCTGTGTCTGATGAAATAAAGGGCCGGAGTGATAGAGACACACCCAGCCCCGGGCTGTCAGAGTCGGGATCAATTGGATCAGAGGAGGGTCTCTATGATTGTCATCACTGTGGGAAAAAGTTTAAACGCCAGGCATACCTAAAAAAGCACATAATATCTCAACATGCCACAGCTTCCCACAATACCAGCAGTGAGGTCCACGATGCCTATCCCTTATCCCAAAACGAAGGAAAACCGAGTGACAAAACTCCAAGCCACGCACCATTGAATCTGAGTTCCTCAGGGTGCCACCTGTGCCCTGTTTGTGGAGAGGACTTTCCCAACAGAGTCAACCAGGAGAGGCACATCCGTCTCCTCCACTCCTCGCAGGTCTACCCATGCAAATACTGCCCTGCCATGTTCTACAGTTCTCCGGGACTTACACGGCACATCAACAAATGTCATCCCTCAGAAAACAGGCAGGTTATACTCCTTCAGATGCCTGTGCGACCAGCCTGTTAA